The Solanum pennellii chromosome 11, SPENNV200 genome contains a region encoding:
- the LOC107004631 gene encoding auxin response factor 4: MEIDLNHALVSEVEKNVCCNEECDKGGGGGCVNCSLYTSTSSCSSNVSYSSLAVTSIYKELWHACAGPLTSLPKKGNVVVYFPQGHMEEAVSAFPFSPVKIDLPTFGLQPQIFCRVEDVQLLANKENDEVYTQLTLLPLPESMAISLEGKEHEDSGTDEEGNGVNPGKSASHMFCKTLTASDTSTHGGFSVPRRAAEDCFPPLDYKEQRPSQELIAKDLHGVEWKFRHIYRGQPRRHLLTTGWSIFVSQKNLVSGDAVLFLRGEGGDLRLGIRRAARPRNGLPESIIKSQYSGPDVLSSVATALSAKSTFHVFYSPRASHADFVVPYQKYVKAINSRIPVGTRFKMKFDLDDSPERRYSGVVTGISDMDPFRWPNSKWRCLMVRWDEDIMSNHQERVSPWEIDSSVSLPPLSIQSSPRLKKLRTSQQAPSVLDSHFAGGSALLDFEESIRSSKVLQGQENLGLISPPYGCDKPVRPLDFELQRVARHNLMPNGVENIIVGDFVKTQPPTTYTGFLESNRFPKVLQGQEICSLRSLTGKGDVNFGAWGKPEFGCNVFGTYQRPRANFYPLASEGARNVFLPYNAMYRAGQDPVVPSYITNFQRENPTLNQNSIQNVVRREEAGMPKFVNEQRPPEMSKVSIPENHFKNENDDSFNAQAPCKLFGFSLTKEPSTPSSQSSGKRSCTKVHKQGSLVGRAIDLSRLNGYDDLLVELERLFNMEDLLRDPNKGWRILYTDSENDMMVVGDDPWHEFCEVVSKIHIYTQEEVEKMTIEGISDDTQSCLEEAPAIMDVSKSSSVGQPDSSPTVIRI; encoded by the exons atgGAAATTGATCTGAATCATGCATTAGTGAGTGAAGTGGAGAAGAATGTATGTtgtaatgaagaatgtgataaGGGGGGTGGTGGGGGTTGTGTTAATTGCTCTTTGTACACTTCtacttcttcttgttcttcaaatGTATCTTATTCTTCACTTGCTGTTACCTCAATTTATAAAGAGCTTTGGCATGCTTGTGCTGGTCCTCTTACTAGTTTACCCAAGAAAGGAAATGTAGTGGTTTATTTCCCTCAAGGTCATATGGAAGAAGCTGTTTCTGCTTTTCCATTTTCACCTGTCAAGATTGATTTACCAACTTTTGGTCTTCAGCCTCAGATCTTCTGTAGAGTGGAAGATGTCCAATTGCTT GCAAATAAGGAAAATGATGAGGTGTATACACAGCTcactcttcttcctcttccagAG TCAATGGCTATAAGCTTAGAGGGGAAAGAACATGAAGATTCGGGGACGGATGAGGAAGGGAATGGAGTTAATCCAGGGAAATCAGCTTCTCACATGTTCTGTAAAACGCTGACTGCTTCGGATACCAGCACCCATGGTGGCTTTTCAGTTCCCCGTCGAGCAGCTGAAGACTGCTTCCCCCCTCTG GATTACAAAGAGCAAAGACCCTCACAGGAGCTGATTGCTAAGGATCTGCACGGAGTAGAGTGGAAATTTCGTCACATTTATAGAG GCCAGCCAAGGCGACATTTGCTCACTACTGGATGGAGTATCTTTGTCAGCCAAAAGAATCTTGTCTCAGGGGATGCAGTTCTCTTCTTGAG GGGAGAAGGTGGAGATCTCAGACTGGGAATAAGAAGAGCTGCAAGACCTAGAAATGGGCTTCCTGAATCGATCATCAAAAGTCAATATTCTGGACCGGATGTTCTTTCGTCAGTTGCTACTGCCCTATCAGCAAAGAGCACTTTCCATGTTTTCTATAGCCCAAG GGCAAGTCATGCTGATTTCGTTGTACCTTACCAAAAGTACGTGAAAGCCATCAACTCTCGGATTCCTGTTGGGACaagatttaaaatgaaatttgatttgGATGATTCACCTGAAAGAAG GTACAGCGGTGTAGTGACTGGGATAAGCGATATGGATCCCTTTAGATGGCCCAACTCTAAATGGAGATGCTTGATG GTCAGATGGGATGAAGATATAATGAGTAATCATCAGGAACGGGTTTCTCCTTGGGAAATTGATTCTTCAGTTTCCTTACCACCACTGAGCATTCAGTCCTCACCAAGACTGAAGAAACTGCGGACTAGTCAGCAGGCACCATCAGTACTGGACAGCCATTTTGCTG GAGGGAGTGCTCTTTTAGACTTTGAGGAGTCAATAAGATCCTCCAAGGTCTTGCAAGGTCAAGAAAATTTAGGTCTGATATCACCTCCCTATGGTTGTGATAAACCAGTCCGCCCACTGGATTTCGAGCTGCAAAGAGTAGCTCGTCACAATCTCATGCCAAATGGTGTAGAGAACATTATTGTTGGTGACTTTGTGAAAACTCAGCCTCCAACAACCTACACAGGCTTTCTGGAATCCAATAGGTTTCCAAAGGTCTTGCAAGGTCAAGAAATTTGCTCGTTGAGATCCCTTACTGGAAAAGGTGATGTTAATTTTGGTGCTTGGGGAAAACCTGAATTTGGTTGCAATGTTTTCGGCACATATCAGAGGCCGAGAGCCAATTTCTATCCTCTCGCTTCTGAAGGGGCGAGGAATGTGTTTTTACCTTACAATGCGATGTATAGAGCTGGACAAGATCCCGTGGTTCCCTCCTACATTACTAATTTCCAAAGAGAAAATCCTACCTTGAACCAGAATTCAATCCAAAATGTGGTTAGGAGGGAAGAAGCTGGAATGCCAAAGTTTGTAAATGAGCAGAGGCCACCGGAGATGTCTAAAGTGTCCATTCCAGAGAACCATTTCAAGAATGAAAATGACGACTCCTTCAATGCACAGGCTCCATGTAAACTGTTTGGCTTTTCCTTGACGAAAGAACCATCTACTCCTAGCTCGCAGAGTTCTGGTAAGAGGAGCTGTACTAAG GTTCACAAACAAGGCAGCTTGGTTGGACGAGCCATTGATCTCTCGAGATTGAATGGCTATGACGACTTGCTGGTTGAGTTGGAAAGGCTTTTCAACATGGAAGACCTCTTAAGAGATCCCAACAAGGGGTGGCGAATCTTGTACACTGACAGTGAGAATGACATGATGGTTGTCGGAGATGATCCATGGCA TGAGTTCTGTGAGGTAGTATCCAAGATCCATATATACACTCAAGAAGAAGTGGAGAAAATGACTATTGAGGGGATCAGCGATGACACTCAAAGTTGTTTGGAGGAGGCACCAGCAATCATGGATGTCTCAAAGTCTTCTTCAGTTGGCCAGCCTGATTCATCTCCAACTGTAATCAGGATTTGA